GAGTAAGACTAAGAAAATAACTGTAATGGTCTTCAATCCCTGTTTATCGGCTTAGAATGTTAATTCGATCTATTTTGTGCGTTTCAGCTGTTTAAGAAGAAACTTAATGTGGTGGTACTGTGATTAGATTGTTGAATAGCCGACCCAAACGTTACGACTAATTTACTAGTAGGAACACTTTACACCTGTGTCCTCTCAGAGTATGGGCTGAGACTCGACtctggtgaaaaatgagtacgtAGCTTTGGACAGGGACATCCTGTCGAATTGGGTGTAAAGTCAGAGCCTGGATGCACTATCAAGGTACaatcaatgaaacaaaaaactgaaaaatgGTGTTGAGGATTTTTGAAACTTTAGTCACTAGTCAAAAGTTTGCTGTAACTTGTAGATAATGTAATGCcttgttgtatttctttttagaGAATTATCCCCAAAATGGCACATCCAGATCCAAGCCAGATATTGATGGAGCCTGTGCAAACTGATACTGAGACCAGGCTCGAACCACCCAGAACTGTGAACAGTGGAGACATCACAACtattcctgttgccatggcaacacactATCCTGATACATCATCACAACAGCAAGACCCTTCAAGCACACTCAATGAGGAACAAACAGAACTGACTGTTTCCCAGCCATGTAGGACACACGGAGATTCGGTGTGTGATGTGATAGAGAGTGTGATACAACAGGCAACAACCAGGTCTGGCTGTATCTCTGATAGTACAGCTGGTTCATTAATATCATCTGTACAGTCGACTGTTGAGTCAGGGAAATCACATCATACTAATGTTGGTCAAGGTGCCTGCAATAAGGACATAAGGTAAGTGTTGCATTCATGAATAAAGTATGAAATggtacatgaatgaatgaacatgtACTTTCCTCATAGAATATTTCTTAgaaacaaggtacatgtactttttctttcttgtgtatgtatgtactagaGTATATGTTTTAAGTTCTGTACACACTATACTCTTTGTGTACATCTAAGGGAGCTTAATTGTACAGAAACATCAATCAGCAGTCTTGCAATGATAAATAAGTAACTAAGTCAGAGcatctagaccaggcttttagctaggattttatcaccaaacttattggtgagtcgcggtaagtgactattgtagggggggtctgggggcatccaccttccacggtgcagagtttttgatgattttaagttaaaatagtgcattctaaggtatcccaagaggtcacagtagaagactgtgaccacagatgacctggtagcatccccggtcaatcagaatttcatgcttatcagaggattttctccgtAGTGTTaaggcgtccaggggcatcaaatttcttgttattctaagaaaagtgcgtccagatgacgcgttgacgcatgcctggctaaaagcctgatctAGACTTTGTTTCTTAAAGACATGTGACCAGTTACCGACAAATCTGAAATGGTTAGagggacaacaacaataacaacaacaacatcaacttaCATAGGAAAATTATAAAAAGAACTGACAACATTTATTCCAATCACATTTCAGTGCTAGAGAAGAGGAGGCAACAGATGGAGTTTACGTCTGTCCCATCTGTTCCCGCGAGTGTTCGGCGCCGAAGTACCTGAAGCTCCACCTGACGAAGCACGAGAACGACCGTCAGCGGCCGCTGGACTGCGACATGTGCGGGAAAACCTTCAGCACTCACCAGAGCATGAAGCTgcacagatacacacatacagGTGGGGAAACCTTCAGTACTCAccacagatacacacatacagGTGGGGAAACCTTCAGTACTCAccacagatacacacatacagGGGGAAAAACCTTCAGCACTCATCAGAGCATGAAGCTgcacagatacacacatacagGTGGGAAAAACCTTCAGCACTCACCACAGATAAACACATACAGGTAGGGAGACTTTTATAGGGCCAAGGCAGAGTAGTACTATTAAGCTGAGAGGACCCCCCTGTCTCCACTTGGTTCTGGCTCTTATATAGGACATCATGAGGTGATGGGGTCCCTAGAATAGGTTCCATCTGACCAGCCAGAGTGTGGGTTAGACAGGAAGACGACATAGTCGCTAGACTTCCTGGTCATTGGGAGATGAGTAGATGGTCCTGACCAGTACATGACTGAGAAGTACTTCCCGGCAGTCAGTTTATGGCACATGAATGTTAAATTGCTCAGACTTTTCAAAGTGGAAATTCTTCTTCATAATCATTGTAGTATTGCTTTGACTTTTCAATTATTGTTTGGTCTGCAAAACAATAAGATTCTTCCTGGTTGCAAAATTTCACTGGAAATATAATCGATCCAGTACATTCTAAAGTGCTTGATGAACATTTGTCTGACCTTGTTCTTTCACACCAAACAGGAGAGAAGCCGTACGTCTGCCAAATTTGCCACAAACATTTCCGCCAGGCAGGAACGCTGAAGCGCCACATGGTGACCCACACGGGGGAGCAGCCTCACCGCTGTCCGCACTGCCCCCGCCACTTCTCCCAGCGCAGCAGTCTGACAGCTCATCTCAGGCTGCACACAGATCAGAGCTCCTTCCTGTGTACACAGTGTGGCAAGAGCTTCAAAACTGAGAGGTCAGTTATACATGAGTGTATATACCAGCACTTCTTTTCaaggctcaaaattcatttttggctTAGGTGCACAACATGAAATAATGAAATCAAGTGGATTTCAAATTCTtaacaagtactagtaatactacAAAggttttctgatttttttctaaGTCTTAAATGTCTCATGATCTAATCTGATCAGTCAAAATTTGGATGTACAACTCAGATTTATGGTACACAAAAGTGCAAATGCACCAAGTATTTTCGAGCCTTGCCTTCTTCTGTCTGCATTGTCAGAGCTTCAAAAGCTTGATAGTAGCTGAACTTGGCTCcatcacaacacaacacaacagtagCTGCAATCCTTCCCATTCCAGTTCAAAATATGATTCTTCTCACTTGAAACCATTTTCATACTGGTTTGTAATTGTAGGCAAAGTACTAGCAATCCTTCCTTGTAGAAATAAACCCTGCTATTGAGACTGCAAGGAAAATCGCAGCCCTACAGCTATGTGTATTTTCTCTATGCACTACAGCTTACAGGGgactaaacaaataaacagtgTTGCATTGTCTCCCACAGGTACATGAAGAGACACATGATCTACCACACGGACAGACTCCCCTTCTCCTGCGAGCTGTGCGACAGGCGTTTCCGCACGCGGCTGAACATGCGACGCCACATGCTGCGCATCCACCTGCTGGCCACCAGGAAGGTCTGCAAGTGCCTGACGTGCGGGGCAGAGATGCAGAATCCGGGAGCGCTCAAGAACCACATGGCCGTGCACAACAGTGGGAGGTACTATcctttatgattttttttttattttctatttttttttaaatttttccatTGCCACAGCACTTTACTTTAAGCAGACTCTGTACCTCaggcaaaagaacaaaaatctaTCATACACATCATCTTTTAGTAGTTTTGTAGCATCATCTTTCCATTTTAACCATGACACATATAGAATATTTCGCAATTGTCAGCAAAGTAATACAGTCTTTTTTACATCCCAACAAAACATTGTCCTCAATAACACTTATTCTATCCCAGAAGTTTCTCAGCCTAATACAGTCGATAAACATGTGCTCATAGTGGTATCCTCAtagtgatgttttgtttttgatatgTATATCATTTATCATAGGAAGCCTTACCGTGCCTATGTGTGTGAGATCTGCAGCAGGCGCTTCCAGCAGCGCTCCAAACTGAAGAAGCACAAGCAGGAGAAGCATGGAGGAGGTGACAGTGAGCTCGACAATCAGCCTGGGCTTCAGCCAcaggtttgcttgtttgtttgtttgtttattaagatctccattagtgttatATGAATTTAACACAGAGACTATTCTTTCTGGTGTCTGCGTCAAATACTGACTATTCTTTCTGGTGTCTGCGTCAAATACAATCAAGTAAAATGTCCAGAACAAAACATTAGGTAGacagaaaatcaaacaaaatcaaatgtgGTAAACTTAAAACTGAGGTTAGAGGTCattatacaatacaacaaaaacaaaatctggGTATCCAAATGAAagcccatctgtgttggtagaatccgtagttgtaaagtttaaactttgttccaacacaaaaggaaTGAAACTCATCATGAATTTTAAGTCAAACACGCCAACCTTCTACAGATGTAGGATCTGGGTATTGTGTGCATCAAATTCATAAAGTAATTGTAATTGTCAAGAATGTAAATAACTTAATGAACTGAGCACAATTCTATGTACAGGTCCGTGCTGACCAGGTTTGCCGCGTGATGACACGGACCACCGGACAGCAGCGAGTGACGACGTATGAAATGATACCCAAGGACCTGGACCAGTTTGCTCACATTGTCTTTCCGGTGAACGGTCGGCCTTCCAAAGACTTGAGTGCAGAGGGCAGGAGGAAAAGTGCCACCAATGTGCCTTCAACTGTGCCACAGGTAACACAGTCAAACACCTGTAATACTGAACACACTGTAGCAGTGGGTCCAGAGACTGTCTCCTCTGCAAGAGTTACCTGTGAACAGCCTTCAAGACTTTGTGATGTCAGGACAGTTCCTTCAGCAAACCTGGTTGTGTCCAGCTCAGTCTCTGGGGGGTATTCAGTATCAACAGTTGGAGGAGGTTTTTACACCAATGCGACAATTTCAAACGCGCTCTTACCTTCATGTAGCCCATCGGTTACAGCTGgatgtttgactgtagatgtTCCATCGGCTGCCTTCAGTATTGCTAGCACATTAAATGAAGTGAATTCCTTTCTTCCCACTGGCTTAACAGCTGTAATGACTGCACCCATTACAAGAGGTAGTCTGAGCACAACTTCCGTCACTTCAGTACCTGCCTTTGCTGCTACTAGCACCTCTCTCCCCTCAGATACTTTAGGCAGCAGTAGTCAGTCAGTTCTGTCTGCTGTTAGTGCTCGGGAGTCTGTGTCAGAAACACTGGCAGCCCTCAGGGCCTTGGCTGCTCAGGAAGGGGACATCTTTCCACCTGCTGATTTTGATGTAGGACAGTATGTTGTAGAACGGCAACAAACCAGCCAAGGAGTCGGGAATGTCGGTACTACAAGTAGTGGTGCTGACGGTGGAGCGCAACAGGCTATAGAAAGACATATGCAACAGAGTGTGGAAGCCTCTGTCAATGCTGCAATGGGAATTGTTGATACACTACAGCAAGCAGGAGGGGCTGAGAGTGGACCCGACACCCCGGGAACAAGAATACGGGTGGAGTCACAGAATCAGGCTCTCCTGTCCAGGGTGCTGCTTGCAGGGAAGGAGAGGGAG
The sequence above is drawn from the Branchiostoma floridae strain S238N-H82 chromosome 4, Bfl_VNyyK, whole genome shotgun sequence genome and encodes:
- the LOC118413083 gene encoding zinc finger protein 567-like, with amino-acid sequence MKCAREEEATDGVYVCPICSRECSAPKYLKLHLTKHENDRQRPLDCDMCGKTFSTHQSMKLHRYTHTGEKPYVCQICHKHFRQAGTLKRHMVTHTGEQPHRCPHCPRHFSQRSSLTAHLRLHTDQSSFLCTQCGKSFKTERYMKRHMIYHTDRLPFSCELCDRRFRTRLNMRRHMLRIHLLATRKVCKCLTCGAEMQNPGALKNHMAVHNSGRKPYRAYVCEICSRRFQQRSKLKKHKQEKHGGGDSELDNQPGLQPQVRADQVCRVMTRTTGQQRVTTYEMIPKDLDQFAHIVFPVNGRPSKDLSAEGRRKSATNVPSTVPQVTQSNTCNTEHTVAVGPETVSSARVTCEQPSRLCDVRTVPSANLVVSSSVSGGYSVSTVGGGFYTNATISNALLPSCSPSVTAGCLTVDVPSAAFSIASTLNEVNSFLPTGLTAVMTAPITRGSLSTTSVTSVPAFAATSTSLPSDTLGSSSQSVLSAVSARESVSETLAALRALAAQEGDIFPPADFDVGQYVVERQQTSQGVGNVGTTSSGADGGAQQAIERHMQQSVEASVNAAMGIVDTLQQAGGAESGPDTPGTRIRVESQNQALLSRVLLAGKEREKRSPGSRAMWEGGEITCNTCCQEFPSVNKFQEHLKKFGKVTYWEVTEGGDKVMGLRCVSGKKVTRKKGSTKKKERKGKKITNNLGVREHIPSTSCALQQDTSVPSSQDSQTLSHEHSYQKPYGQELTSSTNITTFTNSVVPSTLSAAVPVLEIDRESMPSNTSQGGISVNNCNQNITGLANYAGTMPDAERTTAESSEHQDRLVNNTAADNTYQRDASTSHGLESESVSVENGGRESGGKKKGGRRKKTQAGKGAVCPTCGMKFAYKSSLRTHQFIHSGEKPYPCSVCRKSFRQAGDLQRHLAVHTGERRYTCQVCKKGYKQSGDLAAHMMDHTDDVRFSCPVCSKRLKRKCDLRKHMYTHTGFYPFQCDLCGKQFREKAKMLNHKRNKASLP